TTGGATTAAAAGAGGATTAAATCCTTCTAATCAGGAGGTTTGTGAATTATTGGAAAATAATATTGATAATTGTTTAGTTGAATTAATTCAAAAGCTAGAAATTAAATATTCGGATAAAGATATTCTGAAAATTTTGAAAACTAATTTGAAAAAACTAGGAAAGAATTTTGATACTGAAGAACGAGAATTTGTAGCAGATTATTATGATCAAATCTCAAAAATTTTATCAATCGATTTTAGTAGTGAATTAAATAGTTGGCTGTATGGATCTTTATTTTCATCTCTACAAAGAGTAAATGACTTCTTTAGAGGAAAAGAAAAGATTCTTAATATTATTCAAACAAAATGTACCAAATGTAATTCTAATTTAGATACTTTTATTTTAGAGAAAATGGATAACGATATTCAGAATGACTATAATATCGTTAAATGTATAAATTGTTCTGAATATAATTTAATCGATAATGAATCTGGCAATAAAAGAATTAAATTTGGTAATTATGAATTGATAGAACAATTACCAAAAAATAATTTTAATCTTGAAGATGCGGAAATTCGATTAAAGCAGATAAAAAT
The sequence above is a segment of the Chryseobacterium turcicum genome. Coding sequences within it:
- a CDS encoding DUF4844 domain-containing protein; translated protein: MSSNKIEILNNLKNTRKFGDKDWIKRGLNPSNQEVCELLENNIDNCLVELIQKLEIKYSDKDILKILKTNLKKLGKNFDTEEREFVADYYDQISKILSIDFSSELNSWLYGSLFSSLQRVNDFFRGKEKILNIIQTKCTKCNSNLDTFILEKMDNDIQNDYNIVKCINCSEYNLIDNESGNKRIKFGNYELIEQLPKNNFNLEDAEIRLKQIKIFRN